One Helianthus annuus cultivar XRQ/B chromosome 12, HanXRQr2.0-SUNRISE, whole genome shotgun sequence genomic region harbors:
- the LOC110895752 gene encoding pentatricopeptide repeat-containing protein At3g02330, mitochondrial, which translates to MFKSLVVISHTRTCFTTIIPFCPKHYSTQTHTLDDFHNPKVSKPFTTFVKRTFSHIYQQCSHQKTVDQGKQAHAHMIASGFVPTIFVTNCLIQMYIKCSNMQYAHKVFDEMPQRDTISWNAMVFGYAGIGNMSMAQNMFDSMPERDVVSWNSLISGYLQNSNCGKSVEVFMRIRREGVEVDATTFAVVLKACLGLEDYRLGVQVHGHLIRTGSVHDVVAGSATVDMYAKCKKLKESISFFKEMPVKNWVSWSALIAGCVQNDEPLRGLELFKSMQKDGLGVSQSTYASLFRSCAGLTALNFGSQLHGHSLKMNFGSDLIVGTATLDMYAKCDRLSDAKKLFRTLSIRNRQSYNAIIIGCARVGEAFEALQLFRNLRRTDLGFDEITLSGAFSACAVIKAYTFGVGLHGLTIKSMLQSNVCVENAMLDMYGKCGALTEARCVFDDMRIRDAVSWNAIIAAYEQNGNIDETLELLVSMLGSGLEPDEFTFGSVLKACAGLKALNYGTEIHGRIVKFGMGLECFVGSALVDMYCKCVRIEDAEKLHERMEEQTMVAWNAIISGFSDQEQSEEAQKFFSRMLQSGTKPDNFTFATVLDTCANLATVSLGKQIHGQIIKQEMQSDVFICSTLVDMYSKCGNMHDSRLMFDKSTNKDFVTWNAMICGYANHGHANDAIGIFESMKLNNVKPNHATFVSVLRACAHMGQVERGLEYFNSMSNNYKLNPQLEHYSCMVDILGRSGQVNKALNLINDMPIEPDDVIWRTLLGICKLQKNVEVAETAASRLIQLDPQDSSTYVLLANIYADAGMWEKVSKIRKSMRRVGLKKEPGCSWIEVKSELHMFVIADKAHPRCNEIYDKLDELVGEMTWSRYVKNDAEGPEDDRAACYA; encoded by the coding sequence ATGTTCAAGTCACTCGTCGTCATCTCTCACACCCGTACCTGTTTCACAACAATCATCCCATTTTGCCCCAAACATTACTCTACACAAACACATACACTTGACGATTTCCACAACCCAAAAGTTTCAAAACCCTTTACGACTTTTGTCAAAAGAACATTCTCCCACATATACCAACAATGTTCACATCAAAAGACCGTCGATCAAGGAAAACAAGCACATGCTCACATGATTGCATCCGGGTTTGTACCCACTATCTTTGTCACAAATTGTTTGATCCAGATGTACATCAAGTGTTCGAACATGCAGTATGCCCACAAGGTGTTCGACGAAATGCCTCAAAGAGACACAATCTCATGGAACGCTATGGTTTTCGGGTATGCTGGGATTGGGAACATGAGTATGGCCCAGAACATGTTTGATTCAATGCCCGAGAGAGATGTGGTTTCGTGGAACTCGTTGATTTCAGGGTACTTACAGAACAGTAATTGTGGGAAATCAGTTGAAGTTTTTATGCGAATCCGAAGAGAGGGTGTGGAGGTGGATGCCACGACATTTGCTGTGGTTTTGAAGGCGTGTTTAGGTTTGGAGGATTATCGTTTAGGGGTTCAAGTTCACGGACATCTTATTCGAACCGGGTCCGTTCATGATGTGGTGGCAGGAAGCGCGACCGTAGATATGTACGCAAAATGCAAGAAACTAAAGGAATCAATATCCTTTTTCAAAGAAATGCCTGTGAAGAATTGGGTATCATGGAGCGCGTTGATCGCTGGTTGCGTACAAAACGACGAGCCTTTACGCGGTTTGGAACTATTCAAAAGTATGCAAAAAGACGGGTTAGGAGTTAGCCAATCAACATATGCTAGTCTTTTTCGATCATGTGCAGGCTTGACCGCATTAAATTTCGGTTCTCAATTACATGGTCATTCTCTAAAGATGAATTTCGGTTCTGATTTGATAGTAGGAACCGCAACTTTGGATATGTATGCGAAATGTGACAGGTTAAGCGATGCAAAAAAACTGTTTCGCACGTTATCGATTCGTAATCGACAGTCATACAACGCGATTATTATAGGTTGTGCGCGTGTTGGTGAAGCTTTTGAAGCATTGCAGCTGTTTCGTAATCTAAGGCGCACCGATCTTGGTTTTGATGAGATTACTTTATCAGGTGCGTTTAGCGCATGTGCGGTAATTAAAGCGTATACCTTTGGGGTGGGATTACACGGGTTGACAATCAAGAGTATGTTGCAGTCCAACGTGTGCGTTGAAAATGCCATGCTTGATATGTACGGAAAATGTGGAGCTCTGACGGAAGCACGCTGCGTGTTTGATGACATGCGGATAAGAGACGCGGTCTCTTGGAATGCGATTATTGCTGCTTATGAGCAAAACGGTAACATAGATGAAACGCTTGAACTTCTTGTTTCGATGCTGGGTTCGGGTCTAGAACCCGACGAGTTCACTTTCGGTAGTGTGTTAAAAGCTTGTGCGGGTTTGAAAGCGTTAAACTACGGAACAGAGATTCATGGTAGAATAGTTAAATTCGGGATGGGTTTGGAATGTTTTGTCGGAAGCGCGCTTGTAGATATGTATTGCAAATGCGTGAGAATCGAAGACGCGGAAAAGCTTCATGAAAGAATGGAGGAACAAACAATGGTGGCGTGGAACGCGATCATTTCGGGATTCTCGGATCAAGAACAAAGTGAAGAAGCGCAAAAATTCTTTTCCCGGATGTTACAATCCGGAACAAAACCCGACAACTTCACATTTGCAACGGTTCTCGACACGTGTGCGAATCTCGCAACCGTCAGTTTAGGAAAACAAATACACGGTCAAATCATTAAACAAGAAATGCAATCCGACGTGTTCATTTGCAGCACACTTGTTGATATGTATTCAAAGTGCGGCAACATGCACGATTCACGATTAATGTTTGACAAGTCAACTAATAAAGATTTCGTCACATGGAACGCGATGATTTGCGGGTACGCTAACCACGGACATGCAAACGATGCGATAGGTATTTTCGAGTCCATGAAACTAAACAATGTGAAACCGAATCATGCGACTTTTGTGTCGGTCCTAAGAGCGTGTGCACACATGGGCCAAGTGGAAAGAGGGTTAGAATACTTCAACTCGATGTCGAACAATTACAAACTAAACCCTCAATTAGAACATTACTCATGCATGGTGGATATATTAGGCCGGTCGGGTCAAGTCAACAAGGCGTTAAATCTTATTAACGACATGCCAATCGAACCCGATGATGTTATATGGAGAACCTTACTTGGTATATGCAAGTTACAGAAGAACGTGGAGGTGGCTGAGACGGCTGCAAGTCGGCTTATTCAGCTGGACCCACAAGATTCAAGCACGTATGTACTGTTAGCGAATATTTACGCTGATGCGGGGATGTGGGAAAAGGTCTCGAAGATTAGAAAGAGTATGAGACGTGTTGGGTTGAAGAAAGAACCCGGTTGCAGCTGGATTGAGGTGAAATCCGAGCTGCATATGTTTGTTATTGCGGATAAAGCGCACCCAAGATGCAACGAGATTTATGACAAGTTGGATGAGTTAGTTGGGGAGATGACATGGTCTCGATATGTGAAGAATGATGCCGAGGGACCAGAAGATGATCGTGCGGCTTGTTATGCGTAG